From the Deltaproteobacteria bacterium genome, the window GGGGACCACCGCGGGCGCGGGCGCCGGGGCGGGCGCGGCGGGGGGCGGCACCACGGGCGCCGGAGCGGCCGGCTGCGCCGGCGAGGTGGCGCCGGTGGAGATGGCGTTGGCCTGATCCACCACCTGGAAGAAGGTGGCGAGCTCGGCGATGTTCCCCAGGCGCTTCCAGGTCTCACCCGAGCGCGAGATCTCATCGTCCCGGCTGACCTTCCGCTCGACGATCCACTTCTGGAGGGTCGTCAGGTCCTTGAAGGTGTAGACGTCCCCGCTCTTGGTGCGGATCTGCCAGGGCTTGTCGCTCGCGGAGGCGGCGAGCGGCGGCGCGACCGGCTCGGTGTAGGCCACCGAGCGGCGCCGCACCCGGAAGACGTTGTCGCACTCGGTGCAGCGGACGGTGACCCCAGCGTCGGTGAGCTGGGCCTCGTCCAGGTCATAAACCGTCCCGCACTTCTCGCAACGAACGTCCATGGTCTCCTCTCACACTCCCGCACGAGCCGCGCTGCGGCCACGTCGCACGCGCTCTTCAGGGTGTACGCTTCCCCCGTTTCTCACGCAACGCCTTCAAGCGGCCCCGGATCTTCCCGGCGCGCTTCTCCTCGCCCAGCGTCTCGTAGACCTCGGCCAGGGCCTCCAGGGCCTCCGGGCTCTCCAGGGTGTCGACCGCGCGCCGGTAGGCGATGACCGCGTCGACCAGCTGCCCCTCCTTCCGGGCGCGGGTCGCCTGGCCCATGAGGGCCTCGTAGGCCGCCCGCTGGTCGACGGCCGGATCGCCGGCGTCCTCCACCGGGGCCACCCGCCCTCCACCGATGGCGTCGAGGCCCAGCGCGTCGAAGGGGACCCAGCCCGAGAGGTCCACGACCTGCAGGGTCTGGACGGCGACCAGCACCGAGACCAGCATCAGCAAGGTGGCGAGGACCGCCGCCGCCGACCAGCCCACCCCGGCGCCCTCGCTCGGGTCGGCGATCGGCGCGGCGGCCGCCCGGAGGGCCACCGAGAGGCCGGTGGGCTCCCGGGAGACGGCCCGCGGGGCCTGCATCGAGCGCAGGGAGTCGGGGTCCTGCCAGGTGCGGCCGTCGGAGGAGACCTCGGCGCCCGGATCCGGGTGCGCGCCCAGGTAGTTGTGGACCTCCTCCATCGAGTCGAAGTTGCGCACCGTCCCGTCGGAGAGGCGCAGCTTCCAGGCCCCGGTGAGCTCCTCGCTCGCGGCCCCCTCGACCGTCGCCGGCGCGCCGCTCTGGGCCCGGATCGCGCTGGTGCCCCGGGAGGGGCCGCCGGGCATCGGGGTCGGCATCGGCGTCGGGGTGGGTTCGCTGAGGGCCGGCGTCGCCTCGAGGTCGGCGAAGGGATCCACCTCGAGGCGGCCCTCGCTCCCGCCCCAGGGATCGGCCGGCTCGCCGAGCTGCGGGAGGGTGTCGAGGTCCTCCTGGGTGCCGATCCCGGGCGGGAGCGGATCGGGCGGGGCGGCCTGCAGTTCCTCGTAGGCCGTGCGCTGGCTCCCGGTGACCGCCAGCCCGGGCAGGGGCGCGGCCTGCGGCGCGGGGGCGGGGGCGGCCGCCGGCATGGGCGGTGGGCTGGCTCCCGGGGCCCCGGGGATCTTGAAGACGATCTTGCAGCGCGCGCACCGCACCTTCTTGCCGGCCGTGGCCGTACCTTCCGGGATCTCGAAGGTCGTCTTGCAGGAGGGGCAGGAGAGCCGCATGA encodes:
- a CDS encoding zinc-ribbon domain-containing protein, with amino-acid sequence MDVRCEKCGTVYDLDEAQLTDAGVTVRCTECDNVFRVRRRSVAYTEPVAPPLAASASDKPWQIRTKSGDVYTFKDLTTLQKWIVERKVSRDDEISRSGETWKRLGNIAELATFFQVVDQANAISTGATSPAQPAAPAPVVPPPAAPAPAPAPAVVP
- a CDS encoding zinc-ribbon domain-containing protein — translated: MRLSCPSCKTTFEIPEGTATAGKKVRCARCKIVFKIPGAPGASPPPMPAAAPAPAPQAAPLPGLAVTGSQRTAYEELQAAPPDPLPPGIGTQEDLDTLPQLGEPADPWGGSEGRLEVDPFADLEATPALSEPTPTPMPTPMPGGPSRGTSAIRAQSGAPATVEGAASEELTGAWKLRLSDGTVRNFDSMEEVHNYLGAHPDPGAEVSSDGRTWQDPDSLRSMQAPRAVSREPTGLSVALRAAAAPIADPSEGAGVGWSAAAVLATLLMLVSVLVAVQTLQVVDLSGWVPFDALGLDAIGGGRVAPVEDAGDPAVDQRAAYEALMGQATRARKEGQLVDAVIAYRRAVDTLESPEALEALAEVYETLGEEKRAGKIRGRLKALREKRGKRTP